The Salmonella enterica subsp. houtenae serovar Houten genome has a segment encoding these proteins:
- the dcd gene encoding deoxycytidine triphosphate deaminase, producing MRLCDRDIEAWLDEGRLSITPRPPVERINGATVDVRLGNKFRTFRGHTAAFIDLSGPKDEVSAALDRVMSDEIVLPDGEAFYLHPGELALAVTYESVTLPPDLVGWLDGRSSLARLGLMVHVTAHRIDPGWSGCIVLEFYNSGKLPLALRPGMLIGALSFEPLSGPAARPYNRRQDAKYRDQQGAVASRIDKD from the coding sequence ATGCGTTTATGCGACCGAGATATTGAAGCCTGGCTGGATGAAGGCCGTTTGTCTATCACCCCGCGACCTCCCGTAGAGCGCATTAACGGCGCGACGGTTGATGTGCGTCTTGGCAATAAATTTCGAACCTTCCGTGGCCATACGGCAGCGTTTATCGACTTGAGCGGGCCGAAAGATGAAGTAAGCGCGGCGCTGGATCGCGTGATGAGCGATGAAATTGTTTTGCCGGACGGCGAGGCATTTTATCTGCATCCGGGCGAATTGGCGCTGGCCGTAACCTATGAGTCCGTTACCCTGCCGCCGGATTTAGTGGGCTGGCTGGATGGTCGTTCCTCGCTGGCGCGTCTGGGGCTGATGGTGCATGTGACGGCGCACCGTATCGATCCAGGCTGGTCGGGCTGCATTGTGCTTGAGTTTTACAACTCCGGGAAGCTGCCGCTGGCGTTGCGTCCGGGTATGCTCATCGGCGCGTTGAGCTTTGAGCCGCTGTCCGGCCCGGCAGCGCGGCCTTATAACCGCCGTCAGGATGCCAAATATCGCGATCAGCAGGGCGCCGTCGCCAGCCGGATTGATAAAGACTGA
- the mdtE gene encoding efflux system protein — translation MFQDEKLITMKGSNTFRWAIAIGVVVAAAAFWFWHSRSESPTAAPGIAAQASHTAAGRRGMRDGPLAPVQAATATTQAVPRYLSGLGTVTATNTVTVRSRVDGQLIALHFQEGQQVNAGDLLAQIDPSQFKVALAQAQGQLAKDNATLANARRDLARYQQLAKTNLVSRQELDAQQALVNETLGTIKADEANVASAQLQLDWSRITAPVSGRVGLKQVDVGNQISSSDTAGIVVITQTRPIDLIFTLPESDIATVVQAQKTGKTLAVEAWDRTNSHKLSEGVLLSLDNQIDPTTGTIKIKARFTNQDDTLFPNQFVNARMLVDTEQNAVVVPAAAVQMGNEGHFVWVLNDENNVSKKRVKIGIQDNRNVVISAGLSAGDRVVTDGIDRLTEGAKVEVVEPQTTMADEKSPSRHQGQKGARA, via the coding sequence ATGTTTCAGGATGAGAAACTTATCACGATGAAAGGCAGTAATACTTTCCGCTGGGCAATAGCGATTGGGGTAGTTGTGGCCGCCGCCGCATTCTGGTTCTGGCATAGTCGCAGCGAAAGCCCGACTGCCGCGCCTGGCATCGCCGCGCAAGCGTCGCATACCGCCGCAGGTCGCCGCGGTATGCGCGACGGCCCTCTGGCGCCGGTACAGGCCGCGACCGCGACCACGCAGGCCGTACCGCGCTATCTGAGCGGGCTGGGTACCGTGACCGCCACGAATACCGTTACGGTACGTAGCCGCGTGGACGGTCAACTCATCGCCCTGCACTTTCAGGAAGGTCAGCAGGTCAACGCCGGCGATCTACTGGCGCAAATCGATCCCAGCCAGTTTAAGGTCGCCCTGGCGCAGGCCCAGGGACAGTTGGCGAAAGATAACGCGACGCTGGCGAATGCGCGTCGTGATCTGGCGCGCTATCAGCAACTGGCAAAAACCAACCTGGTTTCCCGTCAGGAACTGGATGCGCAACAGGCGCTGGTCAACGAAACCCTGGGAACAATTAAAGCGGATGAAGCCAATGTCGCCAGCGCGCAGTTACAGCTCGACTGGAGTCGTATCACTGCCCCGGTCTCGGGACGCGTGGGTCTGAAACAGGTGGATGTCGGCAACCAGATTTCCAGCAGCGATACCGCAGGTATTGTCGTCATTACGCAAACGCGCCCGATTGATCTCATTTTTACTCTGCCGGAAAGCGATATCGCGACCGTGGTTCAGGCGCAAAAAACGGGGAAAACGCTGGCCGTAGAAGCCTGGGATCGGACTAACTCGCACAAATTGAGCGAAGGTGTGTTGCTCAGTCTGGACAACCAGATTGATCCCACGACGGGAACGATCAAAATTAAAGCGCGCTTTACCAATCAGGACGATACGCTGTTCCCCAATCAATTTGTGAACGCCCGGATGCTGGTCGATACCGAACAAAATGCCGTTGTGGTGCCTGCCGCGGCGGTGCAGATGGGCAATGAGGGCCACTTTGTGTGGGTGCTGAACGACGAAAATAACGTCAGCAAGAAGCGGGTAAAAATCGGTATCCAGGATAACCGAAACGTGGTGATCAGCGCAGGATTGTCGGCAGGCGATCGCGTCGTTACCGATGGTATTGATCGGCTGACGGAAGGCGCAAAAGTCGAGGTCGTTGAGCCGCAAACCACCATGGCGGATGAAAAATCACCTTCCCGCCATCAGGGCCAAAAAGGAGCGCGCGCCTGA
- the gmr_1 gene encoding PAS domain-containing protein — MSKPSQHVFVTVPHPLLRLVSLGLVAFVFTLFSLVLSRFGAQLAPLWFPTSIMMVAFYRHAGRLWPRIAVACSLGSIGASLTLYPAASLNFSWTAINIIEAATGAILLRKLLPRYNPLQNLNDWFRLAIGSAVIPPLLGGLLFWLLSSEAVASKAFLIWVLSEAIGALALVPLGLLFKPHYLLRHRDPHLLLETLLTLVITLALSWLAMRYIPWPFTCVIVLLMWSAVRLPRMEAFLIFLATVIVVSLMLANDPTLLATPKTDVMVNMPWLPFLMILLPANMMTMVMYAFRTERKHITESESRFRNAMEYSAIGMALVGTEGQWLQVNKSLSHFLGYSQDELRAMTFQQLTWPEDLNNDLEQLNMLVRGDINSYSMEKRYYTRNGDVVWALLAVSLVRHKDNQPLYFIAQIEDINDLKQSEQENQRLMERITQANDALFQEKERLHITLDSIGEAVVCIDVAMNITFMNPIAEKMSGWRQEDALGAPLLTVLRITSGNKGPLLEDIYCADRSRSDMEQEVVLHCHNGGSYDIHYSITPLSTLDGDKIGSVLVIQDVTESRKMLRQLSYSATHDALTHLANRASFEKRLQQRLQTIQESPQYHALVFIDLDRFKAVNDSAGHAAGDALLRELASLMLSMLRSGDLLARLGGDEFGLLLPDCNSDSARFIATRIINAINEYHFMWEGRLHRIGASAGITVINEHNCQLTDVMSQADIACYAAKNSGRGRLTVYEPQHALTSSRGMMPLEEQWHMIKNNHLLMLARNVAPPRTPEATSFWLISIRLWTSEGDVLEERAFRAGLADSALHHALDRRVFHEFFHHAATAVASKGLSVALPLSAAGLCSATLIDELLEQLEHSPLPPRLLHLIIPADIIVKQAQTAAATLQKLRQRGCPVILSHVGRDLHLFNLLTPHIADYLLLDSDLIANVHESLMDEMLASIIQGHAQRLDIKTLAGPVQNPQVLDTLSRIGVDLIYGDTIAEAQPLDLLLNTSYFAIH; from the coding sequence ATGAGTAAACCATCCCAACATGTTTTCGTTACCGTCCCCCACCCGCTATTGCGTCTGGTCAGTTTAGGCCTGGTCGCGTTTGTCTTTACGCTCTTTTCGCTCGTATTATCACGTTTCGGCGCCCAACTCGCGCCGCTGTGGTTCCCCACCTCCATTATGATGGTAGCGTTTTACCGCCATGCGGGCCGTCTGTGGCCAAGGATTGCGGTCGCCTGCTCGCTCGGCAGCATCGGCGCCTCACTGACTTTATATCCTGCCGCCTCGCTTAACTTTAGCTGGACGGCAATAAATATTATCGAGGCGGCCACTGGCGCGATACTGCTGCGAAAACTGCTCCCCAGGTATAACCCCTTACAAAATTTGAATGACTGGTTCCGGCTGGCTATCGGCAGCGCCGTGATTCCGCCGCTACTCGGTGGCCTGTTATTTTGGCTACTATCGTCGGAAGCGGTCGCCTCGAAAGCGTTTCTGATTTGGGTATTATCGGAAGCCATCGGCGCGCTGGCGCTGGTGCCGTTAGGTTTACTGTTTAAACCACACTATCTGTTGCGTCATCGCGACCCGCATCTGTTGCTGGAAACGCTATTGACGCTGGTCATTACGCTGGCGCTAAGCTGGCTGGCTATGCGCTATATTCCGTGGCCGTTTACGTGCGTTATCGTCCTGCTGATGTGGAGTGCGGTGCGCCTGCCGCGAATGGAGGCGTTTTTAATTTTTTTAGCTACCGTTATCGTAGTCTCGCTCATGCTGGCCAATGACCCCACGCTGCTCGCCACGCCGAAAACCGACGTGATGGTCAATATGCCGTGGCTGCCTTTTTTAATGATCCTGCTGCCTGCTAATATGATGACGATGGTGATGTACGCGTTTCGCACAGAGCGCAAACATATCACCGAGAGCGAATCCCGTTTTCGCAACGCGATGGAATATTCCGCCATTGGCATGGCGCTGGTCGGTACGGAGGGCCAGTGGCTACAGGTCAATAAATCCCTGAGCCATTTTCTTGGCTATAGCCAGGATGAATTACGCGCGATGACATTTCAGCAATTGACCTGGCCGGAAGACCTGAATAACGACCTTGAACAGCTAAACATGCTGGTGCGCGGCGATATCAACAGCTATTCCATGGAAAAACGCTACTACACCCGCAACGGCGATGTCGTCTGGGCGCTGCTGGCCGTCTCGCTGGTTCGTCATAAAGACAATCAACCTCTCTATTTTATTGCTCAGATTGAAGATATTAACGATCTCAAGCAAAGCGAGCAGGAAAACCAGCGTTTGATGGAGCGTATTACACAGGCGAACGACGCGCTGTTCCAGGAAAAAGAACGGTTGCATATCACGCTTGACTCTATCGGAGAAGCGGTGGTGTGTATTGATGTCGCTATGAATATCACCTTTATGAATCCGATCGCCGAGAAAATGAGCGGCTGGCGGCAAGAAGATGCTTTAGGCGCGCCATTATTAACGGTTCTGCGCATTACGTCAGGGAATAAGGGGCCGCTGCTGGAGGATATTTATTGCGCCGACAGGTCGCGATCGGACATGGAACAGGAGGTAGTGCTCCATTGTCATAACGGCGGCAGCTACGATATTCATTACAGTATCACGCCGCTCAGTACGCTTGACGGCGATAAGATTGGTTCGGTTCTGGTTATCCAGGATGTCACCGAATCACGAAAAATGTTACGCCAGCTCAGCTACAGCGCAACCCATGACGCCCTCACCCATCTCGCCAACCGCGCCAGTTTTGAAAAACGGCTTCAACAGCGTCTGCAAACAATACAGGAATCGCCCCAATATCATGCGCTGGTATTTATCGATCTGGACCGTTTTAAAGCGGTTAACGACAGCGCGGGCCATGCCGCCGGCGACGCCTTGTTGCGCGAACTCGCGTCACTGATGCTCAGTATGCTTCGCTCCGGCGATCTCCTGGCCCGTCTGGGTGGCGATGAGTTTGGACTGTTGCTACCGGATTGTAATAGTGACAGCGCGCGCTTTATCGCGACGCGGATTATCAACGCCATTAATGAATATCACTTTATGTGGGAAGGACGCCTGCATCGGATCGGCGCCAGCGCCGGGATCACAGTGATAAATGAACATAACTGCCAGCTCACAGATGTCATGTCTCAGGCAGATATTGCCTGCTACGCCGCGAAAAATAGCGGTCGCGGCCGTCTGACCGTGTACGAACCGCAGCACGCATTAACCTCCTCAAGGGGAATGATGCCGTTGGAAGAACAGTGGCATATGATTAAAAATAACCACCTGCTGATGCTTGCCAGAAACGTCGCACCGCCGCGTACGCCGGAGGCCACCAGCTTTTGGCTGATCTCAATCAGGCTGTGGACCAGCGAAGGGGACGTTCTGGAAGAGCGCGCGTTCCGGGCAGGGTTAGCCGACTCCGCGCTGCATCACGCGCTTGACCGACGGGTATTCCATGAGTTTTTCCACCATGCGGCGACCGCCGTCGCCAGCAAGGGATTAAGCGTTGCGCTACCGCTGTCCGCCGCGGGACTATGCAGCGCCACCCTTATTGATGAGCTGCTGGAACAACTGGAGCATAGCCCACTGCCGCCACGGCTATTACACCTGATTATCCCGGCTGACATTATCGTTAAGCAGGCGCAGACCGCCGCGGCGACTCTGCAAAAACTGCGACAACGCGGCTGCCCGGTTATTCTCAGCCATGTCGGGCGCGATTTACATCTGTTTAATTTACTGACCCCGCATATCGCCGATTATTTACTGCTGGATAGCGACCTTATCGCCAACGTTCATGAGAGTTTAATGGATGAAATGCTGGCCTCGATTATCCAGGGACACGCCCAGCGTCTGGACATCAAAACGCTCGCCGGGCCGGTACAAAACCCACAGGTGCTGGATACGCTCTCCCGTATTGGCGTGGATCTGATTTATGGCGACACTATCGCCGAAGCGCAACCGCTGGATTTGTTACTGAATACCAGCTATTTCGCTATCCATTGA
- the dnaK_1 gene encoding Putative heat shock protein YegD has product MFIGFDYGTANCSVAIMRDGHPQLLTMENNSALLPSMLCAPTREAVSEWLYRHHDVPATDEETQALLRRAIRYNREEDIEVGAQSVQFGLASLAHYIDDPQEVWFVKSPKSFLGASGLKPQQVALFEDLVCAMMVHIRHTAHSQLPEAITQAVIGRPINFQGLGGDDANRQAQGILERAAKRAGFQEVVFQYEPVAAGLDYEATLREETRVLVVDIGGGTTDCSMLLMGPQWRQRADRENSLLGHSGCRVGGNDLDIALAFKNLMPLLGMGGEAEKGIALPVLPWWNAVAINDVPAQSDFYSSANGRLLNDLVRSAREADKVALLLKVWRQRLSYRLVRCAEESKIALSGQADVTARLPFISDDLVVAISQQGLEAALDQPLARILEQVQLALDSAQEKPDVIYLTGGSARSPLIKKALSEQLPGIPIAGGDDFGSVTAGLARWAEVVFR; this is encoded by the coding sequence GTGTTTATAGGATTTGATTACGGTACGGCAAACTGCTCGGTCGCCATTATGCGCGACGGGCATCCACAGTTGCTGACAATGGAGAATAACAGCGCATTACTGCCGTCTATGCTGTGCGCGCCGACGCGCGAAGCGGTGAGCGAGTGGCTGTATCGCCATCATGATGTGCCGGCAACGGACGAAGAAACCCAGGCGCTGCTACGCCGTGCGATACGCTACAACCGCGAGGAGGATATTGAGGTTGGCGCGCAAAGCGTACAGTTTGGTCTGGCGTCGCTGGCGCACTATATTGACGATCCCCAGGAGGTCTGGTTTGTCAAATCGCCGAAATCCTTTTTAGGCGCCAGCGGCCTGAAGCCGCAGCAGGTCGCGCTGTTTGAAGATTTGGTCTGCGCCATGATGGTACATATTCGTCATACGGCGCACAGCCAATTGCCGGAGGCCATTACCCAGGCGGTGATCGGTCGCCCGATCAACTTTCAGGGACTGGGCGGCGATGACGCGAACCGCCAGGCGCAGGGTATTCTGGAGCGGGCGGCAAAACGCGCCGGTTTTCAGGAGGTGGTATTCCAGTATGAACCGGTCGCGGCGGGCCTGGACTACGAGGCTACGCTGCGGGAAGAGACGCGTGTGCTGGTCGTGGATATTGGCGGCGGCACCACCGACTGTTCCATGCTGCTGATGGGGCCGCAGTGGCGTCAGCGCGCCGATCGTGAAAACAGCCTGTTGGGGCACAGCGGTTGCCGCGTGGGCGGAAACGATCTGGATATCGCGCTGGCCTTTAAAAATCTGATGCCTTTGCTGGGCATGGGCGGCGAAGCCGAAAAAGGCATCGCCCTGCCGGTGCTACCGTGGTGGAACGCCGTCGCGATTAACGACGTCCCGGCGCAAAGCGATTTTTACAGTAGCGCGAATGGTCGTCTGCTGAATGATTTGGTTCGCAGCGCGCGTGAAGCAGACAAGGTTGCATTGCTGCTCAAGGTCTGGCGTCAGCGGCTTAGCTACCGCCTGGTACGCTGCGCGGAAGAGAGCAAAATCGCCCTTTCCGGCCAGGCGGATGTTACGGCGAGGCTGCCATTTATCAGCGACGACCTGGTGGTCGCTATCAGCCAGCAAGGACTGGAAGCGGCGCTGGATCAGCCGCTGGCGCGCATTCTGGAACAGGTGCAACTGGCGCTGGACAGCGCGCAGGAAAAACCGGATGTCATCTATCTGACTGGCGGTAGCGCCCGTTCGCCATTGATTAAAAAAGCGCTTTCCGAACAGCTACCGGGCATACCCATCGCGGGCGGCGATGATTTCGGCTCCGTCACCGCAGGACTGGCGCGCTGGGCGGAGGTCGTTTTCCGCTAA
- the udk gene encoding Uridine kinase [C1] — translation MTDQSHQCVIIGIAGASASGKSLIASTLYRELREQVGDEHIGVIPEDSYYKDQSHLSMEERVKTNYDHPNAMDHSLLFQHLQALKRGSAIELPVYSYVEHTRMQETVRVEPKKVIILEGILLLTDARLREEMNLSIFVDTPLDICLMRRIKRDVNERGRSMDSVMAQYQKTVRPMFLQFIEPSKQYADIIVPRGGKNRIAIDILKAKISQFFE, via the coding sequence ATGACTGATCAGTCTCATCAGTGCGTCATTATCGGTATCGCTGGCGCATCGGCTTCCGGCAAGAGTCTTATTGCCAGTACCCTTTACCGCGAATTGCGTGAACAAGTGGGTGACGAACATATTGGCGTTATTCCCGAAGACAGTTATTACAAAGATCAAAGCCATCTGTCGATGGAAGAACGCGTAAAAACCAACTATGACCATCCGAATGCGATGGATCACAGCCTGCTATTTCAGCATCTTCAGGCGCTCAAGCGCGGTTCGGCGATTGAATTACCGGTATACAGTTATGTTGAGCATACCCGTATGCAGGAAACGGTTCGCGTAGAACCGAAGAAAGTGATTATTCTTGAAGGGATTCTGTTACTGACCGACGCGCGTTTGCGTGAAGAGATGAACTTATCTATTTTTGTCGATACGCCGCTGGATATCTGTCTGATGCGCCGTATCAAACGCGATGTGAACGAGCGTGGTCGTTCAATGGATTCGGTGATGGCGCAATATCAGAAAACGGTGCGTCCGATGTTCCTGCAATTTATTGAGCCTTCCAAACAATATGCGGATATTATCGTGCCGCGCGGCGGTAAAAACCGCATCGCTATCGATATTCTGAAAGCGAAAATCAGCCAGTTCTTTGAATAA
- the alkA gene encoding 3-methyl-adenine DNA glycosylase, with protein sequence MFTLSWQPPYDWSWMLGFLAARAVDGVETVDEGFYARSLVVGEHRGLVSVRPNLPTHTVQVTVSAGLLPVASVCLAKVSRLFDLDCQPAQVAAALGPLGEDRPGLRLPGSVDTFEQGVRAILGQLVSVAMAAKLTAKVARRYGEALPDAPDYVCFPGPETLALADPLALKALGMPLRRAEALIHLAQATLAGKLALTAPPDIEQSVKNLQTFPGIGRWTANYFALRGWQAKDIFLPDDYLIKQRFAGMTPAQIRRYAERWKPWRSYALLHIWYTHGWQPSMDSEIAGIQ encoded by the coding sequence ATGTTTACCCTGAGCTGGCAGCCGCCTTACGACTGGTCGTGGATGTTGGGCTTTCTTGCCGCGCGTGCGGTGGACGGCGTGGAAACGGTAGACGAGGGCTTTTATGCGCGCAGCCTGGTGGTGGGCGAGCATCGCGGACTGGTCAGCGTGAGGCCCAATCTGCCCACCCACACTGTGCAGGTTACCGTGAGCGCCGGATTACTTCCCGTCGCGTCGGTGTGTCTGGCGAAGGTTTCGCGTCTGTTTGATCTTGACTGCCAGCCCGCGCAGGTTGCCGCCGCGCTGGGGCCACTGGGCGAGGACAGACCGGGGCTGCGTTTACCGGGATCAGTTGATACGTTTGAACAAGGCGTGAGGGCGATACTGGGGCAACTGGTGAGTGTTGCGATGGCGGCAAAGTTGACGGCGAAAGTGGCGCGCCGCTATGGCGAGGCGTTGCCGGATGCGCCCGATTATGTCTGTTTTCCCGGTCCGGAAACGCTGGCGTTGGCCGATCCGCTGGCGCTTAAAGCTCTGGGGATGCCGCTCCGGCGCGCCGAAGCGCTGATTCATCTGGCGCAGGCGACGCTTGCGGGAAAACTGGCGCTCACCGCGCCGCCGGATATTGAGCAGAGCGTTAAAAATTTACAAACGTTTCCGGGAATTGGTCGCTGGACGGCGAACTATTTCGCCCTGCGCGGTTGGCAGGCAAAAGATATCTTTTTGCCCGATGATTACTTAATTAAGCAGCGCTTCGCCGGGATGACGCCCGCGCAGATCCGTCGCTACGCGGAGCGCTGGAAACCGTGGCGTTCCTACGCGCTACTGCATATCTGGTATACCCACGGCTGGCAACCGTCAATGGATAGCGAAATAGCTGGTATTCAGTAA
- the yegN gene encoding RND family transporter protein encodes MQVLPPGSTGGPSRLFILRPVATTLLMAAILLAGIIGYRFLPVAALPEVDYPTIQVVTLYPGASPDVMTSAVTAPLERQFGQMSGLKQMSSQSSGGASVVTLQFQLTLPLDVAEQEVQAAINAATNLLPSDLPNPPIYSKVNPADPPIMTLAVTSNAMPMTQVEDMVETRVAQKISQVSGVGLVTLAGGQRPAVRVKLNAQAIAALGLSSETIRTAITGANVNSAKGSLDGPERAVTLSANDQMQSADEYRRLIIAYQNGAPVRLGDVATVEQGAENSWLGAWADQAPAIVINVQRQPGANIIATADSIRQMLPQLTESLPKSVKVTVLSDRTTNIRASVRDTQFELMLAIALVVMIIYLFLRNIPATIIPGVAVPLSLIGTFAVMVFLDFSINNLTLMALTIATGFVVDDAIVVIENISRYIEKGEKPLAAALKGAGEIGFTIISLTFSLIAVLIPLLFMGDIVGRLFREFAVTLAVAILISAVVSLTLTPMMCARMLSQQSLRKQNRFSRACERVFDHVIASYGRGLAKVLNHPWLTLSVAFATLLLSVMLWIAIPKGFFPVQDNGIIQGTLQAPQSSSYASMAQRQRQVAERLLQDPAVQSLTTFVGVDGANPTLNSARLQINLKPLDARDDRVQQVISRLQTAVATIPGVALYLQPTQDLTIDTQVSRTQFQFTLQATTLDALSHWGPKLLNALQSLPQLSEVSSDWQDRGLAAWVNVDRDSASRLGISMADVDNALYNAFGQRLISTIYTQANQYRVVLEHNTASTPGLAALETIRLTSRDGGTVPLSAIASIEQRFAPLSINHLDQFPVTTFSFNVPEGYSLGDAVQAILDTEKTLALPADITTQFQGSTLAFQAALGSTVWLIVAAVVAMYIVLGVLYESFIHPITILSTLPTAGVGALLALIIAGSALDIIAIIGIILLIGIVKKNAIMMIDFALAAEREQGMSPRDAIFQACLLRFRPILMTTLAALLGALPLMLSTGVGAELRRPLGIAMVGGLLVSQVLTLFTTPVIYLLFDRLSLYVKSRFPRHKEEA; translated from the coding sequence ATGCAGGTATTACCTCCGGGCAGCACGGGCGGCCCGTCGCGCCTGTTTATTCTGCGCCCCGTCGCCACCACTCTGCTGATGGCGGCGATTTTACTCGCCGGGATTATCGGCTATCGCTTCCTGCCCGTCGCCGCTTTGCCAGAGGTCGACTACCCCACTATTCAGGTTGTTACGCTCTACCCTGGCGCCAGCCCGGATGTAATGACCTCCGCCGTCACCGCGCCGCTTGAGCGCCAGTTCGGCCAGATGTCAGGACTTAAGCAGATGTCGTCGCAAAGCTCCGGCGGCGCATCGGTGGTGACGCTACAGTTTCAGTTGACGCTGCCGCTGGACGTTGCCGAGCAGGAAGTCCAGGCGGCGATTAACGCAGCCACCAATTTATTGCCTTCCGATCTGCCGAATCCGCCGATTTACAGTAAAGTCAATCCGGCGGACCCGCCGATTATGACGCTGGCCGTCACCTCAAACGCGATGCCGATGACTCAGGTAGAGGACATGGTAGAAACCCGCGTGGCGCAGAAGATCTCGCAGGTCTCCGGCGTCGGGCTGGTGACGCTTGCCGGCGGGCAGCGTCCTGCGGTACGCGTAAAACTGAATGCTCAGGCTATCGCCGCGCTCGGTCTGAGCAGCGAAACTATCCGTACCGCAATTACCGGCGCCAACGTCAACTCGGCGAAAGGCAGCCTGGATGGCCCTGAACGGGCGGTGACGCTTTCTGCTAACGATCAGATGCAGTCTGCCGACGAATACCGCAGGCTTATCATCGCGTATCAAAACGGCGCGCCGGTACGGTTGGGCGATGTCGCCACCGTCGAACAAGGGGCGGAAAATAGCTGGCTCGGCGCATGGGCGGATCAAGCGCCGGCTATCGTGATAAACGTTCAACGCCAGCCCGGCGCCAATATTATTGCGACAGCGGACAGCATTCGCCAGATGCTGCCCCAGCTTACCGAAAGCCTGCCGAAATCGGTGAAGGTCACGGTCCTGTCCGATCGCACCACCAATATTCGCGCTTCCGTACGCGATACCCAGTTTGAACTGATGCTGGCGATCGCGCTGGTCGTCATGATTATCTATCTATTTTTACGCAATATTCCCGCCACAATTATTCCCGGCGTCGCCGTACCGCTGTCGCTTATCGGTACCTTTGCGGTGATGGTATTTTTGGATTTTTCCATTAATAACCTGACGCTGATGGCGCTCACTATCGCCACGGGGTTCGTGGTGGACGATGCGATTGTGGTGATCGAGAACATCTCACGCTACATCGAAAAAGGAGAAAAACCGCTGGCGGCGGCGCTCAAAGGCGCGGGCGAAATTGGCTTTACCATTATTTCCCTTACCTTTTCACTGATTGCGGTACTGATCCCGTTGCTCTTTATGGGCGATATTGTGGGTCGACTGTTCCGCGAATTTGCGGTGACGTTGGCGGTAGCGATTTTGATCTCCGCCGTCGTCTCTTTGACGCTCACGCCCATGATGTGCGCGCGTATGCTCAGCCAGCAATCGCTGCGTAAACAAAATCGCTTTTCCCGCGCCTGCGAGCGGGTGTTTGACCACGTGATCGCCAGCTACGGACGCGGATTAGCGAAAGTGCTCAACCATCCGTGGCTCACATTGAGCGTGGCATTCGCTACGCTCCTGCTCAGCGTTATGCTGTGGATAGCCATCCCAAAAGGGTTCTTTCCGGTACAGGATAACGGCATTATCCAGGGGACGCTGCAGGCGCCGCAATCGTCATCGTATGCCAGTATGGCGCAACGTCAGCGCCAGGTGGCGGAGCGGCTATTACAGGACCCGGCGGTGCAAAGTCTGACGACTTTTGTCGGCGTAGACGGCGCTAATCCCACGCTGAATAGCGCGCGCCTGCAAATTAACCTCAAGCCGCTGGATGCGCGTGATGACCGCGTGCAACAGGTGATCTCCCGACTGCAAACCGCTGTGGCGACGATTCCCGGCGTGGCGCTGTATCTCCAGCCGACGCAGGATTTAACCATCGACACGCAGGTCAGCCGCACGCAGTTTCAGTTTACCCTGCAGGCCACGACGCTCGATGCGCTCAGCCACTGGGGGCCAAAACTGCTGAACGCGCTACAGTCGTTGCCACAGCTCTCTGAGGTAAGCAGCGACTGGCAAGATCGGGGATTAGCGGCCTGGGTGAATGTCGACCGCGACAGCGCCAGCCGTCTGGGTATCAGCATGGCGGATGTGGATAACGCGCTCTACAACGCGTTCGGGCAACGCCTGATTTCAACGATTTATACCCAGGCGAACCAGTACCGCGTCGTGCTGGAACATAATACCGCCAGCACGCCGGGACTGGCGGCGCTGGAAACAATTCGCCTGACGAGTCGCGACGGCGGCACCGTACCGCTCAGCGCGATTGCCAGCATTGAGCAGCGCTTCGCCCCGCTCTCCATCAATCATTTAGATCAGTTCCCGGTCACGACATTTTCGTTTAACGTGCCGGAGGGCTATTCGCTCGGCGATGCGGTGCAGGCGATTCTCGATACGGAAAAAACGCTCGCGCTGCCAGCCGATATTACGACGCAGTTTCAGGGCAGTACGCTCGCTTTCCAGGCGGCGCTGGGCAGCACCGTCTGGCTTATTGTCGCCGCCGTGGTGGCGATGTATATAGTGCTTGGCGTGCTGTATGAGAGTTTTATCCATCCGATCACGATTCTCTCAACGCTACCTACGGCGGGCGTCGGCGCGCTGCTGGCGCTGATAATCGCCGGCAGCGCGCTCGATATTATCGCCATTATCGGCATTATTTTGCTGATCGGCATCGTAAAGAAAAACGCCATCATGATGATTGACTTCGCCCTCGCCGCCGAACGCGAACAGGGAATGAGTCCGCGCGACGCTATCTTCCAGGCCTGTTTGCTGCGTTTTCGACCGATTCTGATGACCACGCTGGCGGCATTGCTCGGGGCATTGCCATTAATGCTAAGTACCGGCGTGGGCGCGGAATTACGGCGCCCGTTGGGGATCGCGATGGTGGGCGGCTTACTGGTCAGCCAGGTATTAACTCTGTTTACCACGCCGGTGATTTATCTCCTGTTTGACCGCCTGTCGCTGTACGTGAAAAGCCGCTTTCCGCGCCATAAAGAGGAGGCGTAG